In Arcanobacterium canis, the sequence TCCTTAATGTAGCCCGTTAGTGCAGAGGCTGAAGGATCATGAACATCGACAGCGTTCCCAGCGCGGAGAATGTGCGGGTACACCGCTCGTGCCGCAAAGAACGTCAGAAAGCCAGCGAAGAGCGAAGAGGCATACGCAATCGTTGCAGTGACACCTAACCACTTGCCTGCACCTTTACCGAGATCGGCGATTGCGGGGACGATGAGGCCAACAATGATCAGCGGTACAGCAAATCCAAGGAATTGAGAGAAAAGATCGTTAAATGTGACGAAGACCCGCGTCAGCGATGTCGGGAAAAACTGTCCACAAATAATGCCCGCCACAATGGCGCCGATAACCCAGGGCAAAACGCCCGCGCGTTTGAACGCTGACATGCCTCGTCCTTTCTCTTGGAAAATGCGTGTTATCGGAGAGGATAGGCATGTCCACGGATGAATTTCTTGATCGCCCGGATAGTGATACAAGCAGAGAAAACGAAAATCCCATTCACTACTACCATTTCCGACAAAATATCTTATAGAAAAGTATCTAATAAACTATTAGATACTTTTCTCACATCGCGAAAATAATCATATTGACAGTTCGTATACTTACTCACATATTTTTTCATTCTTCCTCTACGAAAGCGGCATCAAAAGAAAGGAAATGCCCATAAAAAGATAGACTCTTCTCCCTACAGGCGACGGACTCACCATTGATAGGAACGATTCTTACAGACACCTGGAACCTCAATAAGTCGAGGTTAAACAAACATCTGTGTGACAGCACCAATACAGGGGTGGGCTGAATGCTTTCCAACATTCAGCCCACCCCGCAGCACAATTCATAGCGACATCAATTAGATGCCGGAAGATTTCAAACCTTGATCATTTGGCGGAACCTTTCCGGGGTTCTGGCCGACGTCAACGATATGATTATGCTGGTCAACGAATACCACCGCTGGAGTATTGGCTCGGGCACGTTCCTCATCCACCCACTGATAGGCCATGAGAATCACAATGTCACCTGCGCTGGCATGATGCGCAGCCGCGCCGTTGAGAATCACTTCGCCCTTGCCGCGCTCACCAGGAATTGTATAGGTGGAAAGACGCGTACCGTTGGTCACGTTGGCGATATCCACACATTCACCCGGCAATATATTTGCTGCGTCAAGCAGATCTGCATCTACGGTCACTGACCCGACATAGTGCAAATCTGCTCCGGTCACTGTTGCACGATGGATCTTTCCCGAAACCATCTTGCGCATGTTAAGCAATCGACACCTCCATGTTATCGATTAGCCGGGTGGGCCCCACATAGGCGGCAACAGCAAGAAGCCCTTCCCCATGTGCGTTGTCATCAAGTTCAGTAAATGTTTGAGGGTCAACTAAAACTAAGTAATCCACGCGCACATTGGCCTCGTGAATTGACTCGCGTGCAACACGAAGCACTTCGCCAGCTGAGGCGCCCTCCTCGGCAGCGCTCCGTCCAGCTGTCAGTGCGCGAGACAAGGCAAGCGCATCCTGACGGTCGCTTTCAGAGAGATACGTATTGCGAGAACTCATCGCAAGTCCTGATTCTTCCCGCTTGATCGGGACTGCACGGATCTCAAGATTCATGTCCAAATCAGCCACCATCGTACGAATCAGTGCAAGCTGCTGTGCATCCTTTTGCCCAAAGTACGCCAGTTGTGGACGCACCAAGTTCATGACCTTGTGAACCACCTGGAGCACACCAGCAAAGTGTGTCGGACGTGTCTTGCCCTCCAGAACGGTTGCCACTGGCCCAGGATCGATGCGCACGAGTGGTTCACGCGGATACATCTCCTCCACTTCAGGTGCGAACACAAGGTCAACCCCGTACGGCTCAAGAAGAGCGACGTCGGCTTCCAAGGTGCGTGGGTATGCTTCGTAGTCTTCACCTGGCCCGAACTGCAAGGGGTTGACGAAAATCGAGACTACGGTGTGATCCGTCTCTGCTTTGGCTTGTGCCACAAGGGAAAGGTGTCCTTCGTGCAAAGCTCCCATCGTCATCACGAGCGAGCGGGTACCTTCGAGTTTCGCCAGTTCGCTTTTCAGTTCGGTCTTCGTTTTGACGACCTTCACGATTCCTCCACAATGTTGATCATTTCTTCAGCTTGACTTTCGTTAATCACTCCGCGCGAAAGCGCACGGGCCACAGTGGCGCGGGCAAGAGCCCTGTACGTTTGAGCGACGTCGGCCAGTTGAGGCACGTCATCAGCAAGCTCGTCGAGTTTGTCGAGGTGCCCGCGAACTGTGATGGCATCACCGCGCACGACGGGGCCGGTTTGGAGGGTTTCACCTGATGAAAGTGCCCCCTCCAAGGCAGCCTGAGTCAAGGGACGCAAATATGCCCCTGGGTCGTCTATTCCAATTTCTGCCAGTATGCGTTCAGCCTGCGCGACAACGGTGACGAGATGATTGGCTCCATGAGCAAGTGCCGCATGATACAACGGCCGGTCAGCGTCGGCGATGACGGTGCCTTCGCCCCCCATTTCAGTGACCAACGCAAGACCAATCGGCTCAAGCATCGGAGCGGCTGAGACCGAAAAAGGACATCCTTGAAGGCGAGCGATATCGAGGGATGTTCCAGTAAAAGTCATCGCGGGATGGACGGCGAGTGTTAATGCGCCTGCGCCAGCAGCACCAGCGAGAATATCTGCTCCGTAGCGCCCGGCAGTGTGCATGACGATCTGTCCTGGTTGCCATGCGCCAAGTTTCGTCAGTCCCTCGACAAGAGGGATGAGTTCACGATCCGGAACCGCAAATACCACCAACTGCGAACGCTTAATAATCGTCTGTACATCGAGCGCCGGCACACCGGGAAGCATATTTTCAAGACGATCCAGCGATTCTTCGGAGGTAGCATACGCGCCAATGACTGAGTGCCCCGCCGCACGTAGGGCACTACCGAGAGCGGCACCAACTTTGCCAGCGGAGACGATTCCAACGTCTAAACTCGTGGTATTCACGCTTAATAGTTTAACGCCGAGACCTCGCCAGATTCTTCGAGCGTGAGACAGCCCACCGGCGAAGTGTCGTGCAGCTTCCGTGCGGTCGGTGTCACTTCTCGTTCGGCAGACAGCGCCATCACCATGCGTCAGCAGCTTCCGTGCGGTCGGTGTCACTTCCGATGGTTCAATTGCGACGATCGCCTGCGAATATGCCACACATTCAGGATGACCGTGTCAAACGGAAAATCGTGGAGTGACGTAAAACCAGATCGGCAAAACAATGATGGTACCCAGCCACTGAACTTTTCGATAAGCCGGATCTTGACGACGATACGTGAATTCCTCACCTAGCGAGTTCATAATCCGATTCGAGCTTTCCATTCATCGATCGTCTCCGAAACTTTCGCGGTTCGCGCTTGAGCACCCAGTTCCTCGATCTCACTCATCGATGATTGGAGCATTGACAACGGATAATTTTTCACTGAGTTCAGCGAGGTGATCGCCACAAGATTCAATTCCAACGAAGCCAGACCACGGCGGCGCTGAAGTGGCCCTTGAGTGATTGCGATCGACTGCCACCGATCAGCTGGGATGAGGCTAAATGAGCGTCCGATACGCTTCGCACGAATCGCAATCACCGACGGCGTTGCAATGAAGCCGCGGAACTTCCACTGAACAGGATCGAAGAGGCGGGCACGTTGAGTGGTTCTCTTGAGCATCGTGTGAGGTGCACTTGTCAACTCAGCGAAAAGTGCACCATCATCGTCAGATCCGAGTCGAGGCCGCAAAATCCACACCAAACGTTCGAGATCCGCGATTTTCCCGATTGGCATCACAGGTACACCGGAAAGCAGATTTACTTTGGCATCGTCGATCGTTCGCCCAGCAACGGTCACATCGATCGTCCACCAGCCAAGAGCACGCGCTAACCATGACTGTGACACCGAAATAGCGTGGATGCGCTCAGGAGGAACCGTAATGGTTCGAATTGATGTCAGCCCGCTGCGGACACGAAGTCCATGTTCAGAAATGTAGACCTTCGTATCCCATTGGGTGAAAGCTGGTTTAATCACTGCATAGCACACGCCCAACGCAGTCAAAATAAGCCCGGCGCTCACTCCTTCAGTGACCACAGTCATCCACACAGTGAAAACGAGGTACACAAGGGCAAAGAAACTTGCCCCGCTCACGAGTCGGTTGATGAGTAAGTACCACGGGTTAAGCTCGTAGATGAGCTTGTCGTTGACCAAATCATCAGGATCGAAAACTGGAATAACGGGCGTGGCGACGAGGTCTTCCTGAGGAACAGTTGCACGCGTCTGTGAATCTGTCGGCTCATCATTGACACTCCCGTGATCTCCGTCAGGAGCAGCATCAGGGAGCTGCACTTTTTCTTCTCCGATAACGTGAGCATGTGACGTGATCTGTACACCGGAGCGTTTGCGAGCGAGGCCGCTGAGGAGTTCATGGCGCAGTGCGCCACAATCTGCCATCGTCAACATCCCCAACCGCAACTGGCTGTCTCCCGCTGCGGCCGAATCAACGACGACTGTGCCGAAGCCAAAAATTCGACCAAACAACGATTGATCGATCTCCACGCTCTGAATGCGTTCCCACAGCATATGCTGACGTGTTTTGATCAGGACGCCACTGCGGTAGTGGACACCATTTTCAACCAGTGCGAAGCTCTGTTTCTTCCAGATGATCCATCCCGCGATCACTGCGAGAGTTGATAGTACAAGAACTCCAC encodes:
- the panC gene encoding pantoate--beta-alanine ligase → MKVVKTKTELKSELAKLEGTRSLVMTMGALHEGHLSLVAQAKAETDHTVVSIFVNPLQFGPGEDYEAYPRTLEADVALLEPYGVDLVFAPEVEEMYPREPLVRIDPGPVATVLEGKTRPTHFAGVLQVVHKVMNLVRPQLAYFGQKDAQQLALIRTMVADLDMNLEIRAVPIKREESGLAMSSRNTYLSESDRQDALALSRALTAGRSAAEEGASAGEVLRVARESIHEANVRVDYLVLVDPQTFTELDDNAHGEGLLAVAAYVGPTRLIDNMEVSIA
- a CDS encoding Rossmann-like and DUF2520 domain-containing protein → MNTTSLDVGIVSAGKVGAALGSALRAAGHSVIGAYATSEESLDRLENMLPGVPALDVQTIIKRSQLVVFAVPDRELIPLVEGLTKLGAWQPGQIVMHTAGRYGADILAGAAGAGALTLAVHPAMTFTGTSLDIARLQGCPFSVSAAPMLEPIGLALVTEMGGEGTVIADADRPLYHAALAHGANHLVTVVAQAERILAEIGIDDPGAYLRPLTQAALEGALSSGETLQTGPVVRGDAITVRGHLDKLDELADDVPQLADVAQTYRALARATVARALSRGVINESQAEEMINIVEES
- the panD gene encoding aspartate 1-decarboxylase, with translation MRKMVSGKIHRATVTGADLHYVGSVTVDADLLDAANILPGECVDIANVTNGTRLSTYTIPGERGKGEVILNGAAAHHASAGDIVILMAYQWVDEERARANTPAVVFVDQHNHIVDVGQNPGKVPPNDQGLKSSGI
- a CDS encoding PH domain-containing protein; amino-acid sequence: MDQSQNECEEIPEESWRHFHKVTPLTKGGALWVFVAVIFYNIVKDWPTQGLKKIYSSMVDIWLYVALFVGGVLVLSTLAVIAGWIIWKKQSFALVENGVHYRSGVLIKTRQHMLWERIQSVEIDQSLFGRIFGFGTVVVDSAAAGDSQLRLGMLTMADCGALRHELLSGLARKRSGVQITSHAHVIGEEKVQLPDAAPDGDHGSVNDEPTDSQTRATVPQEDLVATPVIPVFDPDDLVNDKLIYELNPWYLLINRLVSGASFFALVYLVFTVWMTVVTEGVSAGLILTALGVCYAVIKPAFTQWDTKVYISEHGLRVRSGLTSIRTITVPPERIHAISVSQSWLARALGWWTIDVTVAGRTIDDAKVNLLSGVPVMPIGKIADLERLVWILRPRLGSDDDGALFAELTSAPHTMLKRTTQRARLFDPVQWKFRGFIATPSVIAIRAKRIGRSFSLIPADRWQSIAITQGPLQRRRGLASLELNLVAITSLNSVKNYPLSMLQSSMSEIEELGAQARTAKVSETIDEWKARIGL